CTCCGGCTGCTCCACGTTGTAGGTGCCGGCGCTGCCGCAGCACCAGTCGGGATGCCGCATCTCGATCAATTCCGCCCCGGCCGCCTCCAAGAGCTCGCGCGGTGCGCTGCGGATCCTCTGCCCGTGCGCCAGGTGGCACGGATCCTGGTAGGTGACTCTCTTGTCCAGCTTGAAGCGGGGCGACCGCAGGCCGATGGCAGCCAGGTACTCGGTGACGTCCTTTGTCTTGGTGACAAACTCCCGGGCCTTGGCGGCGTAGGCTGAGTCTTCCGCGAGCAGGTCGGCGTACTCCTTGAGGGTGGCGCCGCAGCCGGCCGCGTTGGTGACGATGGCGTCGAAATCGCCGGCCAGGAAGATATCGAGGTTGCGGCGGGCGTTGTAGCGCGCCTCGTCCAGATAGCCGCCGTGCGCCTGGAGCGCGCCGCAGCAGCGCTGTCCCTTGGGGACATGGACCTCGACCCCGTTCTGGTTGAGGACACGGATGGTCGCGCGGTTCAGCTCGGAGAAGGCGACGCTGGCGATGCATCCGGCGAGCAGCGCGACCCGCCCGCGGCGCTCCCCGATGGCCGGGAACAGCATGCCGAACTCGCTGAAGAAGAAATCGTCGTCGATGCGCGGGGCCAGGCGCTCGATCTCGTCCAGGCCGAGCAACTTCAGCGCGCCGCTGGTGCGCGCCAGCTTCTGCAATCCGGAACGCTGGTAGAAGCGCAGCAGCTTGGCGGCGCGCGAAAGCTTGCCGTTGTTGCGCAGCAACCGGGTGTAGAAATAGTCGCGGAGGACCCTCGACAGCCACGGGCGCCGATAGTTGCGTTCGATCTCGGTACGGGCGCGTTCAAGGATGAGCCCGTAGTGGACGCCCGAGGGACAGGCGGTCTCGCAGGCGCGGCAGCCCAGGCAGCGATCGAGGTGGGTGACGAAGGAATCGCCGATGGCTAGGCGGCCCTCATCGGCGAGCAGGACCTGGTAGATGCGGCCGCGGGGAGAATCCATCTCGGTGCCCAGGAGGCGGTAGGTCGGGCAGTGGTTCAGGCACAGCCCGCAATGGATGCACTGCGAGTACAGCTCCCAGGTAGGACGGTCCGGCGAGGTGAACTGGGAATGCTTCTCGGCTGTCTGGGGGCGGTCCACCGCGGGCGCACTCAAAGCATGAACCTCCCGCGATTGAGGATGCCGGCCGGATCGAGCGCCTGCTTGATGGTGCGCATCAGTCCGAGATCGGTCGGGGTGTCACCCCAGACACTGAAGTGGCGTTTGGCTTCGATGGGGCAGCGAACCACGACGGCGGAGCTGTCACGCGTGAGGCCGGCCCGTAATGCGGAGGCGGCATTCACATACTGCACGGCCGCGGGTGGATCGACGGCCAGGGGGATGAAGGCCAGCACCAGCGACCCGGCCATGCAGCGGCCCAGCAGGGCGGGCAGGAAGTTGTTCTCGATCCCGGCACGGTCGGCGGCGGCCAGCGCGGCCCCCAGAGATTCCGGCGGGACACTCAGGCTGAGGACCATGGCGTTGTGGTGGCGCTTCCGCACGGTCTCGGAGAAATCCGAGACGGCGCCCCACAACTTCTCTTCCTCGGCGCCCTCGAAATCGCCGACGATGTAGTGACCGAGTTCGTTGCGGTAGCGGGCCAGTACCGCATCGCTGCCGGCGGCACGCAGCAGCAGCCGCCAGTTCTGCGACTGCATCCCGGGAACGTACTCGGAGGCCCGTGGCGAAAGCAGGTCGGCAGCCATGAAGGGGAGCGGTGACCGCATCAGGCGATCGCGGAACTGGATGGCGCCGCCGCTGAGCAGGAAGTCGCAGACGTAGGTACGGGTCTGGCGCGGCCGCGGAAACACCTTGAAGCTCGCGCCCACGATCACGCCCAGCGTCCCCCAGCTGCCGATCATGAGCTTCATCAGGTCGTAGCCGGCCACGTTCTTCACCACCCGCCCGCCACCGCGACCGACCTTGCCGTCGCCGGTCACGAACTTGATGCCGATGCAGGACTCGCGCA
This genomic stretch from Terriglobales bacterium harbors:
- a CDS encoding heterodisulfide reductase-related iron-sulfur binding cluster, encoding MSAPAVDRPQTAEKHSQFTSPDRPTWELYSQCIHCGLCLNHCPTYRLLGTEMDSPRGRIYQVLLADEGRLAIGDSFVTHLDRCLGCRACETACPSGVHYGLILERARTEIERNYRRPWLSRVLRDYFYTRLLRNNGKLSRAAKLLRFYQRSGLQKLARTSGALKLLGLDEIERLAPRIDDDFFFSEFGMLFPAIGERRGRVALLAGCIASVAFSELNRATIRVLNQNGVEVHVPKGQRCCGALQAHGGYLDEARYNARRNLDIFLAGDFDAIVTNAAGCGATLKEYADLLAEDSAYAAKAREFVTKTKDVTEYLAAIGLRSPRFKLDKRVTYQDPCHLAHGQRIRSAPRELLEAAGAELIEMRHPDWCCGSAGTYNVEQPELASQVLAVKMDDVAETRAEVIATANVGCMLQLRAGVAQRKLPMEVKHVIELLDKVY
- a CDS encoding FAD-binding oxidoreductase — its product is MSSATPVATMRTELTALVGDGRVFDDPAELSTSSVDGVLPAAVVAPGSVEEVAAVLSLASARGWATVPAGAFHQQGVGFTPERVDLVLRTDRLQGIEHYDPGDLTVGMAAGTRLGAIFCALGEHHQLLPLDPPQASEHTIGGAMAAASSGPLKHGYGGLRESCIGIKFVTGDGKVGRGGGRVVKNVAGYDLMKLMIGSWGTLGVIVGASFKVFPRPRQTRTYVCDFLLSGGAIQFRDRLMRSPLPFMAADLLSPRASEYVPGMQSQNWRLLLRAAGSDAVLARYRNELGHYIVGDFEGAEEEKLWGAVSDFSETVRKRHHNAMVLSLSVPPESLGAALAAADRAGIENNFLPALLGRCMAGSLVLAFIPLAVDPPAAVQYVNAASALRAGLTRDSSAVVVRCPIEAKRHFSVWGDTPTDLGLMRTIKQALDPAGILNRGRFML